In Streptomyces chartreusis, the following proteins share a genomic window:
- a CDS encoding PP2C family protein-serine/threonine phosphatase: MVPRRPKGLQWSQEPPQALLVVPILMIVIVTVVDILAPASVHLGPFLVAAPAVTASFAGPRMTAYVGALAVTAQAVVAAVRTTLVDLNHSFQLITLILMSAFATSFAARRERHERELMQLRSVATAAQEVVLKPLPQRVGSLRIASVYLAAESEAQIGGDLYAAARTERGIRIVIGDVRGKGLEAVGDAALLLGAFRGAAHRQADLPALMSFLEGTVSSDLDDPAALDATAEDRGESFITAAALDIPDDEPVLHLINCGHPPPLLLRGDQVRPLAVRHPAPPLGLTEFVATELSEETFAFEYGDVVLLYTDGVIEARDGGGTFYPLAERVAGKAAEHGPDALLAHLCKDLMRHVGGHLGDDAAMVAIERLPRPS, translated from the coding sequence ATGGTTCCTAGACGCCCCAAAGGCCTTCAGTGGTCGCAGGAGCCGCCTCAGGCGCTGCTGGTGGTGCCGATCCTGATGATCGTGATCGTCACGGTGGTCGACATCCTGGCTCCGGCCAGCGTCCATCTCGGGCCGTTCCTGGTGGCCGCGCCCGCCGTCACGGCGTCGTTCGCCGGGCCGCGCATGACCGCATACGTCGGCGCGCTCGCCGTTACGGCCCAGGCCGTGGTGGCGGCGGTGCGCACCACCCTCGTCGATCTGAACCACTCGTTCCAGCTGATCACCCTGATCCTGATGTCGGCGTTCGCGACCTCGTTCGCCGCCCGGCGGGAGCGTCACGAACGGGAACTGATGCAGCTGCGGTCGGTCGCCACGGCGGCGCAGGAAGTGGTGCTCAAGCCGCTTCCCCAGCGGGTCGGTTCACTGCGCATCGCCTCGGTGTACCTGGCCGCCGAATCCGAGGCGCAGATCGGCGGCGATTTGTATGCCGCCGCTCGTACGGAGCGCGGTATCCGCATCGTCATCGGCGATGTCCGGGGTAAGGGCCTGGAGGCGGTCGGGGACGCCGCGCTCCTGCTCGGCGCCTTCCGGGGCGCGGCCCACAGACAGGCCGACCTGCCGGCGCTCATGAGCTTCCTGGAGGGAACCGTCTCCTCGGACCTCGACGACCCCGCGGCCCTCGACGCCACGGCCGAGGACCGCGGCGAGTCGTTCATCACCGCCGCCGCGCTGGACATCCCGGACGACGAGCCGGTGCTCCACCTGATCAACTGCGGGCATCCGCCGCCACTGCTGTTGCGCGGCGACCAGGTCCGTCCCCTTGCAGTGCGCCACCCGGCACCGCCCCTGGGCCTCACCGAGTTCGTGGCGACCGAGCTCTCCGAGGAGACGTTCGCCTTCGAGTACGGCGACGTCGTCCTGCTCTACACCGACGGTGTCATCGAGGCCCGCGACGGTGGGGGCACGTTCTACCCGCTCGCGGAACGGGTGGCGGGCAAGGCCGCGGAGCACGGTCCCGACGCCCTGCTGGCCCACCTGTGCAAGGACCTGATGCGGCACGTCGGCGGACATCTGGGGGACGACGCCGCCATGGTCGCGATCGAGCGCCTGCCTCGGCCGTCCTGA
- a CDS encoding matrixin family metalloprotease produces MLRRTRTAIGLAVTALVVALSAPAVQADTTAPTGPASDRAGADNAVYVVQPRSDGTTYTAIYEPAPGVSADELRSTLRRQGVRGVQDENSALGIGIAGCSPIVGTASAWCGHKWAYGPFNDPQVYFLDHSGDSWPVTDARVDWYQAPGIDAYYRWHTAGCPGGGRHCVHVYSGSYGTAWYGLTEASTSGGYFVDGSVTVKLNDQVTPNTYAARRSVACHEMGHALGLDHNGSTNSCLSVPEFPQHPSSDDFAVLNQLYPKPGT; encoded by the coding sequence ATGCTGCGAAGAACGAGAACCGCGATCGGACTGGCAGTGACCGCGCTGGTGGTCGCGCTCTCGGCCCCGGCGGTGCAGGCGGACACGACTGCCCCGACGGGGCCGGCGTCCGACCGCGCCGGGGCGGACAACGCCGTCTACGTGGTCCAGCCACGCTCCGACGGCACCACCTACACCGCCATCTACGAACCCGCCCCGGGCGTCTCGGCCGACGAACTGCGCAGCACTCTGCGCCGGCAGGGCGTGCGCGGCGTGCAGGACGAGAACAGCGCGCTCGGCATCGGCATCGCCGGCTGCTCGCCCATCGTCGGCACCGCCTCCGCCTGGTGCGGCCACAAGTGGGCGTACGGCCCCTTCAACGACCCGCAGGTGTACTTCCTCGACCACAGCGGCGACTCGTGGCCCGTGACCGACGCCCGGGTCGACTGGTACCAGGCCCCCGGCATCGACGCCTACTACCGCTGGCACACCGCCGGTTGCCCCGGGGGCGGGCGGCACTGCGTGCACGTGTACAGCGGCAGCTACGGCACCGCCTGGTACGGGCTGACCGAGGCGTCCACGTCGGGCGGCTACTTCGTCGACGGCAGCGTCACGGTCAAGCTCAACGACCAGGTCACCCCGAACACCTACGCGGCCAGGCGCAGCGTCGCCTGCCACGAGATGGGCCACGCCCTCGGGCTCGACCACAACGGGTCCACCAACAGCTGCCTGTCCGTACCGGAGTTCCCGCAGCACCCGTCGTCGGACGACTTCGCCGTACTGAACCAGCTGTACCCGAAGCCCGGCACCTGA
- a CDS encoding VOC family protein, translating into MKIHLTSVFVDDQAKALHFYTEILGFVKKHDVPVGEKDRWLTVVSPEEPGGTELLLEPVGHPIARTYRDTLVQDGIPLAQFAVADVNAEYERLRAHGVRFTQEPLEMGPVTTAVFDDTCGNLIQIATQPE; encoded by the coding sequence ATGAAGATCCATCTGACCAGCGTCTTCGTCGACGACCAGGCCAAGGCCCTGCACTTCTACACGGAGATCCTCGGCTTCGTGAAGAAGCACGACGTCCCCGTGGGCGAGAAGGACCGATGGCTCACCGTCGTCTCCCCCGAGGAGCCCGGCGGCACGGAACTCCTCCTGGAGCCCGTCGGTCACCCGATCGCCCGGACCTACCGCGACACCCTCGTCCAGGACGGCATTCCGCTGGCCCAGTTCGCCGTCGCGGACGTCAACGCGGAGTACGAGCGGCTGCGCGCCCACGGTGTCCGCTTCACCCAGGAGCCCCTGGAGATGGGCCCCGTCACCACGGCCGTCTTCGACGACACCTGCGGCAACCTGATCCAGATCGCGACCCAGCCGGAGTAG
- a CDS encoding ArsR/SmtB family transcription factor, whose translation MADDLFKALADPTRRTILDELTEKSGQTLFEICSRLAMKHQLAISRQGVSQHLAVLEAAGLVETRREGRYKFHDLNTAPLRQITERWHVPETSGPEKSTS comes from the coding sequence GTGGCCGATGACCTCTTCAAAGCCTTGGCCGACCCCACCCGTCGCACCATCCTCGACGAGCTCACGGAGAAATCCGGACAGACACTGTTCGAGATCTGCTCGCGACTGGCCATGAAGCACCAGCTGGCCATTTCCCGCCAGGGAGTCTCACAGCACCTCGCCGTGCTGGAGGCCGCAGGGCTCGTCGAGACCAGGCGGGAGGGCCGCTACAAGTTCCACGACCTGAATACGGCTCCGCTGCGGCAGATCACCGAGCGGTGGCACGTGCCCGAGACATCCGGACCGGAGAAGAGCACCTCATGA
- a CDS encoding glutaredoxin domain-containing protein, producing MTRVWFLPLLLVVVGSAVATTLFLDGSPGTAAALLLVFVLLAGVNSPLIFPRSIGALEAQRRSAADGRPVVYWRPGCPYCMRLRVRLGRAARQAHWVNIWRDPAGAAAVRAVNDGNETVPTVVVAGQSHTNPDPEWARDHLFPSA from the coding sequence ATGACGCGTGTCTGGTTCCTGCCCCTGCTGCTCGTCGTCGTCGGCTCGGCCGTGGCGACCACGCTGTTCCTCGACGGCAGCCCCGGCACGGCCGCCGCACTCCTGCTGGTGTTCGTGCTGCTCGCCGGAGTCAATTCGCCGCTGATCTTCCCGAGGTCGATCGGTGCCCTGGAGGCGCAGCGCCGCAGTGCCGCCGACGGGCGGCCGGTCGTCTACTGGCGCCCGGGCTGCCCGTACTGCATGCGCCTGCGCGTCCGGCTGGGCCGCGCCGCGCGTCAGGCGCACTGGGTCAATATCTGGCGCGACCCGGCCGGCGCGGCGGCGGTGCGGGCCGTCAACGACGGCAACGAGACCGTGCCGACGGTCGTCGTGGCGGGGCAGTCGCACACCAACCCTGATCCGGAATGGGCGCGGGATCACCTCTTCCCCTCCGCGTGA
- a CDS encoding FdhF/YdeP family oxidoreductase, which yields MTRKAPDEDPGDARLRVGSPKEYAAGLPAVTSSLRHAGEQMGVRRSLLTLLRVNQKEGFDCPGCAWPEPEHRHRAEFCENGAKAVAEEATVRRVTADFFAEHTLEDLLPRSDYWLGQQGRLTRPMYRPAGSDRYRPISWGGAFDVVARELRALDHPDQAAFYTSGRASNEAAFLYQLFVRGFGTNNLPDCSNMCHESSGSALTETIGIGKGSVTLEDLHEADLILVVGQNPGTNHPRMLSALETAKRRGARVVAVNPLPEAGLLRFKNPQRPSGVLGGGTRLADQFLQIRLGGDQALFQAFNRLLLEAEDEAPGTCLDTAFIERHTHCFEEFAEHARKASWGEILAATGLPEEEIREAFRRVLDAEKIVVCWAMGLTQHQHSVPTIRDVVNFLLLRGNIGRPGAGLCPVRGHSNVQGDRTMGIYEKPDDAFLDALGTEFAFTPPRRHGHDAVDSIRAMRDGDVRVFVALGGNFVAAAPDTDRTEQALRRCRLTVQISTKLNRSHVIAGEQALILPCLGRTEADLRPGGPQLVTVEDSMGMVHLSRGRLAPASEELLSEVAIICRMARAALGESGPQVPWEEFESDYDRIRDRIERVVPGFEDFNARVRQPGGFALPHPPRDERRFTTATGLANFTANALEYPEVPPGRLLLQTLRSHDQYNTTIYGLDDRYRGIQQGRRVLFLHSEDLRERGLAEGDTVDIVSEFGDGVERRAPAFRTVAYSTPRGCCAAYFPETNVLVPLDSTAAVSNTPTSKSVVVRLEPTSAGA from the coding sequence ATGACTCGTAAGGCACCTGATGAGGACCCCGGCGACGCCCGTCTGAGGGTCGGTTCTCCGAAGGAGTACGCCGCCGGTCTTCCGGCGGTCACCTCCTCGCTGCGGCATGCCGGTGAGCAGATGGGGGTCCGGCGCAGTCTGCTCACGTTGCTCCGGGTCAATCAGAAGGAGGGCTTCGACTGCCCGGGGTGTGCCTGGCCGGAGCCCGAGCATCGGCATCGGGCGGAGTTCTGTGAGAACGGTGCCAAGGCCGTGGCCGAGGAGGCCACCGTCCGCCGGGTCACCGCGGATTTCTTCGCCGAGCACACGCTGGAGGACCTGCTCCCGCGCAGCGACTACTGGCTCGGGCAGCAGGGGCGGCTCACCCGTCCCATGTACCGCCCGGCCGGCAGTGACCGCTATCGGCCGATCTCCTGGGGCGGCGCGTTCGACGTCGTCGCCCGTGAGCTACGCGCTCTTGATCACCCTGATCAAGCCGCCTTCTACACCTCCGGACGGGCGAGCAACGAGGCCGCCTTCCTCTATCAGCTGTTCGTGCGGGGCTTCGGCACCAACAACCTGCCCGACTGCTCCAACATGTGCCACGAGTCCAGCGGTTCGGCCCTGACGGAGACCATCGGGATCGGCAAGGGCAGCGTCACCCTGGAGGACCTCCACGAGGCCGACCTCATCCTCGTGGTCGGCCAGAACCCCGGCACCAACCACCCCCGCATGCTCTCCGCGCTGGAGACGGCCAAGCGGCGAGGCGCCCGTGTCGTCGCGGTCAACCCGCTTCCCGAGGCGGGGCTGCTGCGGTTCAAGAACCCCCAGCGGCCCTCCGGCGTCCTCGGCGGGGGCACCCGGCTTGCCGACCAGTTCCTCCAGATCAGGCTCGGCGGCGACCAGGCCCTGTTCCAGGCCTTCAACCGACTGCTGCTGGAGGCGGAGGACGAGGCCCCCGGCACCTGCTTGGACACCGCCTTCATCGAGCGGCACACGCACTGCTTCGAGGAGTTCGCCGAACACGCCCGCAAGGCGTCCTGGGGCGAGATCCTGGCCGCCACCGGCCTGCCCGAGGAGGAGATCCGGGAAGCGTTCCGCCGTGTGCTGGACGCCGAGAAGATCGTCGTCTGCTGGGCGATGGGGCTCACCCAGCACCAGCACTCCGTGCCCACCATCCGCGACGTCGTCAACTTCCTTCTCCTGCGCGGCAACATCGGCCGACCCGGCGCCGGCCTCTGTCCGGTGCGCGGCCATTCCAACGTGCAGGGCGACCGCACCATGGGCATCTACGAGAAGCCCGACGACGCCTTCCTGGACGCGCTCGGCACCGAGTTCGCCTTCACGCCCCCGCGCCGCCACGGACACGACGCCGTGGACAGCATCCGCGCCATGCGCGACGGAGACGTACGGGTCTTCGTCGCGCTCGGCGGCAACTTCGTCGCCGCGGCACCCGACACCGACCGGACCGAGCAGGCGCTGCGCCGCTGCCGCCTCACCGTCCAGATCTCGACCAAGCTCAACCGGTCCCATGTCATCGCCGGCGAACAGGCCCTCATCCTGCCCTGCCTCGGCCGCACCGAGGCCGACCTGCGGCCCGGCGGGCCCCAACTGGTGACGGTCGAGGACTCCATGGGCATGGTGCACCTCTCCCGGGGCCGGCTCGCGCCCGCGTCCGAGGAACTGCTCAGCGAGGTCGCGATCATCTGCCGCATGGCACGCGCCGCCCTCGGCGAGAGCGGCCCGCAGGTGCCTTGGGAGGAGTTCGAGTCGGACTACGACCGCATCCGGGACCGCATCGAACGCGTCGTCCCCGGCTTCGAGGACTTCAACGCCCGGGTACGGCAGCCGGGCGGCTTCGCGCTGCCCCATCCGCCCCGCGACGAGCGCCGGTTCACGACCGCCACCGGACTCGCCAACTTCACCGCCAATGCGCTGGAGTACCCGGAGGTCCCGCCGGGGCGGCTATTGCTCCAGACGCTGCGCTCGCACGACCAGTACAACACCACGATCTACGGGCTCGACGACCGCTATCGCGGCATCCAGCAGGGGCGACGCGTGCTGTTCCTGCACTCAGAGGATCTTCGCGAACGCGGGCTCGCCGAAGGGGACACGGTCGACATCGTCAGCGAGTTCGGCGACGGCGTGGAGCGCAGGGCACCCGCCTTCCGGACCGTGGCCTACTCGACCCCGCGAGGCTGCTGCGCCGCCTACTTCCCCGAGACCAACGTCCTCGTGCCGCTCGACTCCACGGCCGCCGTGAGCAACACCCCCACCTCGAAGTCCGTCGTCGTCAGGCTGGAACCGACCTCCGCCGGCGCGTAG
- a CDS encoding S-(hydroxymethyl)mycothiol dehydrogenase, translating to MTHQVRAVVARGKGAPVSLETIIVPDPGPGEALVKIEACGVCHTDLHYREGGINDDFPFLLGHEAAGVVESVGEGVTDVAPGDFVILNWRAVCGNCRACRRGRPWYCFSTHNAKQKMTLTDGTELAPALGIGAFAEKTLVAAGQCTKVDRTASAAAAGLLGCGVMAGIGAAINTGNVGRGDSVAVIGCGGVGAAAIAGSNLAGAAKVIAVDIDDRKLDTARKLGATHTVNSKDTDAVEAIRELTGGFGADVVIEAVGRPETYKQAFYARDLAGTVVLVGVPTPEMKLELPLLDVFGRGGALKSSWYGDCLPSRDFPMLIDLYLQGRLDLDAFVTETIALDDVEKAFERMHHGDVLRSVVVL from the coding sequence ATGACGCACCAGGTCCGTGCTGTCGTCGCGCGGGGCAAGGGCGCCCCCGTCAGCCTGGAGACGATCATCGTGCCCGACCCGGGACCGGGTGAGGCGCTGGTCAAGATCGAGGCCTGCGGGGTCTGCCACACCGATCTGCACTACCGCGAGGGCGGCATCAACGACGACTTCCCCTTCCTGCTCGGCCACGAGGCCGCGGGCGTCGTGGAGTCGGTGGGGGAGGGCGTCACCGACGTCGCACCGGGTGACTTCGTGATCCTCAACTGGCGTGCCGTGTGCGGGAATTGCCGGGCCTGTCGGCGCGGGCGCCCCTGGTACTGCTTCAGCACCCACAACGCCAAGCAGAAGATGACGCTGACCGACGGCACGGAGCTGGCGCCGGCGCTCGGCATCGGCGCGTTCGCGGAGAAGACGCTGGTCGCGGCCGGACAGTGCACCAAGGTCGACCGGACCGCGTCGGCCGCGGCCGCCGGGCTGCTGGGCTGCGGCGTGATGGCCGGCATCGGCGCCGCGATCAACACCGGCAACGTCGGCCGGGGCGACTCGGTCGCCGTCATCGGCTGCGGAGGTGTGGGCGCCGCCGCGATCGCCGGATCCAACCTGGCCGGCGCGGCGAAGGTCATCGCGGTGGACATCGACGACCGCAAGCTGGACACCGCCAGGAAGCTGGGCGCGACCCACACCGTCAACTCCAAGGACACCGACGCCGTCGAGGCGATCCGAGAGCTGACCGGCGGTTTCGGCGCCGACGTCGTGATCGAGGCGGTCGGCCGCCCCGAGACGTACAAGCAGGCCTTCTACGCCCGCGACCTCGCCGGCACCGTCGTCCTGGTCGGTGTGCCGACCCCGGAGATGAAGCTGGAGCTGCCGCTGCTGGACGTCTTCGGGCGCGGTGGCGCACTGAAGTCCTCCTGGTACGGCGACTGCCTGCCGAGCAGGGACTTCCCCATGCTCATCGACCTCTACCTCCAGGGCCGCCTGGACCTCGACGCCTTCGTCACGGAGACCATCGCGCTGGACGACGTGGAGAAGGCCTTCGAGCGGATGCACCACGGCGACGTGCTGCGCTCGGTGGTGGTCCTCTGA
- a CDS encoding MBL fold metallo-hydrolase, whose protein sequence is MAGARVEHLVTSGTFSLDGGTWDVDNNVWIVGDDHEVIVIDAAHDADAIARAVGDRALRAIVCTHAHNDHIDAAPELAARTGAPVLLHPDDLPLWKQTHPERAPDAELTDGQLIAVAGIELTVLHTPGHAPGAVCLHAPRLGALFSGDTLFRGGPGATGRSYSHFPTIIESIRDRLLTLPGETVVHTGHGDTTTVAAEAPHLEEWIDRGF, encoded by the coding sequence ATGGCCGGCGCCCGCGTCGAGCACCTCGTCACGTCGGGGACGTTCTCCCTGGACGGCGGCACCTGGGACGTCGACAACAACGTGTGGATCGTCGGCGACGACCACGAGGTGATCGTCATCGACGCGGCGCACGACGCCGACGCGATCGCCCGGGCCGTCGGCGACCGTGCCCTTCGGGCGATCGTGTGCACCCACGCCCACAACGACCACATCGACGCGGCGCCCGAACTCGCCGCCCGCACGGGCGCCCCGGTCCTGCTCCACCCGGACGACCTGCCGCTGTGGAAGCAGACCCACCCCGAGCGGGCGCCGGACGCCGAGCTCACCGACGGCCAGCTCATCGCCGTGGCCGGCATCGAGCTGACCGTGCTGCACACGCCCGGCCACGCCCCGGGCGCGGTCTGTCTGCACGCGCCCCGCCTGGGGGCGCTCTTCAGCGGCGACACGCTGTTCCGCGGCGGGCCGGGCGCGACCGGGCGGTCGTACAGCCACTTCCCGACCATCATCGAGTCGATCCGCGACCGGCTGCTGACGCTGCCCGGGGAGACCGTCGTGCACACCGGACACGGCGACACGACCACCGTCGCGGCCGAGGCCCCGCATCTAGAGGAGTGGATCGACCGCGGCTTCTGA
- a CDS encoding bifunctional 3-phenylpropionate/cinnamic acid dioxygenase ferredoxin subunit, which yields MMIPACRLADLPRGEAHRLDIDPPVSVFHTDDGELFAIDDTCTHQDASLADGWLEGREVECPLHASKFDLRTGAVDAPPAKLPVRTHEVVVDEDGMIHVRLSTEAPNLPPCIAARLAGGPA from the coding sequence ATGATGATTCCCGCGTGCCGTCTCGCGGATCTCCCGCGAGGCGAGGCCCACCGGCTCGACATCGATCCGCCGGTCTCGGTGTTCCACACCGACGATGGAGAGCTCTTCGCCATCGACGACACCTGCACCCACCAGGACGCGTCGCTCGCCGACGGCTGGCTGGAGGGGCGCGAGGTGGAATGCCCGCTGCATGCTTCGAAGTTCGACCTGAGGACCGGCGCGGTCGACGCCCCGCCGGCGAAGCTTCCGGTCCGGACGCACGAGGTCGTCGTCGACGAGGACGGCATGATCCACGTCCGGCTCTCCACCGAGGCGCCCAACCTGCCGCCCTGCATCGCCGCGCGGCTCGCCGGAGGTCCCGCGTGA
- a CDS encoding NAD(P)/FAD-dependent oxidoreductase yields MRTVAVVGASLAGLSAARSLRRQGYDGRLVVIGDELHRPYDRPPLSKEFLAGTLGEPELALETDDEDLRAEWLLGTRAVALDHAERTLRLADGRQVRADGFVIATGAAARTLPGSAGLAGVHTLRTLDDARALRDELALGGRLVVIGGGFIGAEVASTARALGLEVTVVEAAPAPLAGPLGEAMGAVVSALHADHGVALLCGVGVKGLSGERRVDAVLLEDGRTVPADVVVVGVGARPNVEWLEGSGVVLDNGVKCGADGRTSLAGVVAVGDCANWYDPRSGLHRRVEHWTGARERPDAAIAALLAGGAVAPGVPRPPYFWSDQYGVKIQFAGHAAGADSVTIEDGTPDERNVLAVYRRSGIPVAVLGMNQPRLFTRWRKHLAAPL; encoded by the coding sequence GTGAGGACCGTCGCCGTGGTCGGCGCCTCCCTCGCCGGCCTGTCGGCGGCGCGCTCACTGCGCAGACAGGGCTACGACGGGCGGCTGGTCGTCATCGGCGACGAGCTCCACCGCCCCTACGACCGGCCCCCGCTGTCCAAGGAGTTCCTCGCCGGCACCCTCGGTGAACCGGAGCTCGCGCTGGAGACGGACGACGAGGACCTGCGGGCCGAGTGGCTGCTCGGCACCCGGGCCGTCGCGCTCGACCACGCGGAGCGCACGCTCCGGCTCGCCGACGGACGTCAGGTCCGCGCCGACGGCTTCGTCATCGCGACCGGTGCCGCGGCCCGCACCCTGCCCGGTTCCGCGGGCCTGGCCGGAGTGCACACCCTGCGCACCCTGGACGACGCCCGCGCCCTGCGCGACGAACTGGCCCTGGGCGGACGGCTGGTGGTGATCGGCGGCGGCTTCATCGGAGCCGAGGTCGCCTCCACCGCCCGCGCCCTCGGGCTGGAGGTCACCGTCGTGGAGGCGGCCCCCGCACCGCTCGCCGGACCCCTCGGCGAGGCCATGGGCGCCGTCGTCTCCGCCCTCCACGCGGACCACGGCGTGGCACTGTTGTGCGGGGTGGGCGTGAAGGGGCTGAGCGGCGAGAGGCGGGTGGACGCCGTCCTGCTGGAGGACGGCCGCACCGTCCCGGCGGACGTCGTCGTGGTCGGGGTGGGCGCCCGCCCGAACGTCGAGTGGCTGGAGGGCTCCGGCGTCGTCCTCGACAACGGCGTCAAGTGCGGTGCGGACGGCCGCACCAGCCTGGCCGGCGTGGTCGCCGTCGGCGACTGCGCCAACTGGTACGACCCGCGCTCGGGCCTGCACCGCCGGGTCGAGCACTGGACCGGCGCGCGTGAGCGTCCCGACGCCGCGATCGCCGCACTGCTGGCGGGCGGCGCCGTGGCACCGGGCGTGCCCCGGCCGCCGTACTTCTGGTCCGACCAGTACGGCGTGAAGATCCAGTTCGCCGGTCACGCGGCCGGCGCCGACAGCGTCACCATCGAGGACGGCACCCCGGACGAGCGCAACGTCCTGGCCGTCTACCGGCGGTCCGGCATCCCGGTCGCCGTGCTCGGAATGAACCAGCCGAGGCTGTTCACGCGCTGGCGCAAGCACCTGGCCGCTCCGCTGTGA
- a CDS encoding aromatic ring-hydroxylating oxygenase subunit alpha yields the protein MTSTGLPDSLIATLPGTSYTDPGIFAQEQERIFETMWFCVARASELAKPGAFRTVDVGRESILVARARDNGIRAWFNVCRHRGARICTEESGEVKRAFQCPYHAWTYDLNGKLVAAPNLTKMPDVGRTEYGLVSVAVREWLGYVWVCLAENPPSFEEDVIGEVVSRLGDVESIDRYDIDNLQVGRRITYDVKANWKLIIENFMECYHCATIHPELTEVLPEFADGYAAQYYVGHGAEFGEDVQGFTVDGSEGLDRIPGVADDQDRRYYAITVKPQVFINLVPDHVIFHRMYPVSVDRTIVECDWLYLPHVVESGKDVSRSVELFDRVNRQDFEACERTQPGMGSRMYAKGGVLVPSEHHIGAFHDWVNERLGAPLS from the coding sequence GTGACCTCGACCGGCCTGCCGGACAGCCTGATCGCCACCCTCCCCGGCACCTCCTACACGGATCCGGGGATCTTCGCCCAGGAGCAGGAGCGCATATTCGAGACCATGTGGTTCTGCGTCGCGCGCGCCTCGGAGCTGGCGAAGCCCGGGGCCTTCCGTACCGTCGACGTGGGCCGCGAGAGCATCCTCGTCGCCCGGGCCAGGGACAACGGCATCCGTGCCTGGTTCAACGTGTGCCGGCACCGCGGGGCCAGGATCTGCACGGAGGAGTCCGGCGAGGTCAAGCGGGCCTTCCAGTGCCCGTACCACGCCTGGACGTACGACCTGAACGGCAAGCTCGTGGCCGCCCCCAACCTCACCAAGATGCCCGACGTCGGGCGCACCGAGTACGGGCTGGTGAGCGTGGCCGTGCGGGAATGGCTCGGCTATGTCTGGGTGTGCCTCGCGGAGAACCCGCCGTCCTTCGAGGAGGACGTCATCGGCGAGGTCGTCTCCCGCCTCGGCGACGTCGAGTCGATCGACCGCTACGACATCGACAATCTCCAGGTGGGCCGTCGTATTACCTATGACGTGAAGGCCAACTGGAAGCTCATCATCGAGAACTTCATGGAGTGCTACCACTGCGCCACGATCCACCCCGAACTCACCGAGGTGCTGCCGGAGTTCGCGGACGGCTACGCCGCTCAGTACTACGTGGGCCACGGCGCCGAGTTCGGCGAGGACGTGCAGGGCTTCACCGTGGACGGCTCCGAGGGCCTGGACCGCATTCCCGGCGTCGCCGACGACCAGGACCGCCGCTACTACGCGATCACCGTCAAGCCGCAGGTGTTCATCAACCTCGTCCCGGACCACGTCATCTTCCACCGGATGTACCCGGTGTCCGTGGACCGCACGATCGTGGAGTGCGACTGGCTCTACCTGCCGCACGTCGTCGAGAGCGGCAAGGACGTCAGCCGGTCCGTGGAGCTCTTCGACCGGGTCAACCGCCAGGACTTCGAGGCATGCGAAAGGACCCAGCCCGGCATGGGGTCGCGCATGTACGCCAAGGGTGGCGTGCTGGTGCCCAGCGAGCACCACATCGGTGCGTTCCACGACTGGGTGAACGAGCGCCTCGGCGCCCCCCTGTCGTAG
- a CDS encoding IclR family transcriptional regulator, producing MSNYSHDTETSNSQAGGVQSVDRAISVLEILAQRGEAGVSEVAAEIDVHKSTAFRLLGALESRGLVEQAGERGKYRLGFGIVRLAGAVTGRIDITQQGRPICERLAEELGETVNIAVMQEQYAINLYQVRGPGAITAHNWVGQLTPLHATSSGKILLAYLPTKERTALLSETGLKKVTARTITAKTKLEKNLAEARERRYSITLEELEIGLHAMAAPVRNRDGDVIAALSASGPAYRLTEDRMHELSPVLLKGAEEISHRMGFLG from the coding sequence GTGAGCAACTACAGCCATGACACAGAAACGTCGAATTCGCAGGCCGGCGGCGTCCAGTCGGTGGACCGGGCGATCAGCGTGCTGGAGATCCTCGCCCAGCGTGGCGAAGCGGGCGTGAGCGAGGTGGCGGCCGAGATCGACGTGCACAAGTCCACCGCGTTTCGTCTGCTCGGCGCCCTGGAGTCGCGCGGCCTCGTGGAGCAGGCCGGCGAGCGGGGCAAGTACCGGCTCGGCTTCGGCATCGTCCGCCTGGCCGGCGCGGTCACCGGCCGTATCGACATCACCCAGCAGGGCCGCCCGATCTGCGAGCGCCTGGCCGAGGAACTCGGCGAGACGGTCAACATCGCCGTGATGCAGGAGCAGTACGCGATCAACCTGTACCAGGTGCGCGGTCCCGGAGCGATCACCGCCCACAACTGGGTCGGCCAGCTCACCCCCCTGCACGCCACGTCGAGCGGCAAGATCCTGCTGGCGTACCTGCCGACCAAGGAGCGCACGGCGCTGCTGTCGGAGACCGGCCTGAAGAAGGTCACGGCGCGCACCATCACGGCGAAGACGAAGCTGGAGAAGAACCTCGCCGAGGCGCGCGAGCGCAGGTACTCCATCACCCTGGAGGAGCTGGAGATCGGCCTGCATGCGATGGCCGCGCCGGTCCGCAACCGCGACGGCGACGTCATCGCCGCGCTGAGCGCCTCCGGCCCCGCCTACCGGCTCACCGAGGACCGTATGCACGAGCTCTCCCCGGTGCTGCTCAAGGGCGCCGAGGAGATCAGCCACCGGATGGGCTTCCTGGGCTGA